Proteins encoded together in one Quercus lobata isolate SW786 chromosome 3, ValleyOak3.0 Primary Assembly, whole genome shotgun sequence window:
- the LOC115980557 gene encoding uncharacterized protein LOC115980557, with amino-acid sequence MAYPTRPGHGAVGAYYHPPAPVHGRYPPPPASAYGSVYPPAPLYGCGYPPAPAYGGYPPAPVYGGYQNRPRIDAAGIEVLAVGAFGAASITHNLFGDGDGDGDGDGDGFN; translated from the coding sequence ATGGCTTACCCCACTAGACCTGGTCATGGGGCTGTGGGTGCATATTATCACCCACCTGCACCGGTTCATGGCAGATATCCACCTCCGCCTGCATCGGCTTATGGCAGTGTGTACCCACCTGCACCTCTTTATGGCTGTGGATATCCACCTGCTCCTGCTTATGGTGGGTACCCACCTGCGCCGGTTTATGGCGGGTATCAGAATCGTCCTAGAATTGATGCGGCTGGGATTGAAGTGCTGGCCGTAGGTGCGTTCGGGGCTGCATCAATCACTCATAATTTGTTTGGTGATGGCGATGGGGATGgcgatggtgatggtgatggtttCAATTAA